GTTTAATGTTGCTAATCCGGCTTTTGCTGTTGATAACTTATCATTTAATGTTGCTAATCCGGCTTTTGCTGTTGATAAGTTGCCGTTTAAGGTGTTATAATTATTGATTGCATTTTTTTCGGCAGTAGTTCTCTGAGTCGCAAGTTTGCTGATTCCCGACTTGTAGTTGGGGTCATTAGCAGCGTTAGCCACCAATGGAGTGAGGGTATCAACAGATCCTTGGGCAGTGCTAATCTGTCCATTAAGACCGTCAATGGCCTTATTGGCATCGGTAATATTTTGCTTAAGGGTGATAATGCCTGTATTGAGGGTGTCAATCTGCCCCTGAACAGTAGTAATCTTGCCATTGATGTCAGCAAGTGCGGTTTTGGCTTGAGCAAGGGGTGAAGTGATAGTATTGCTATATCCACCAATGATGGTATTGACTTTCGCCTTCAGGTCAAAGAAACCCAAGGTTTTCATTGACATCGCGCCCGTTTTATCTAAGGAAAACTCAGCAATGTTGGGATCTCCAAAACCAACGGTACTCTTGAAGGCTTCAAGGGCTAAATTTTGGAAAGGGGATGCTAAGTTATTCCAAACTGTTTTTAGAGGTTGATAGGCATTTAACAAGCCATTTAACCATTCCCCTTGGAAAGTGTTGAACTCAGCCGTCGTCACACTGGACACTTTAGCGGTGTACTTTCCGGCTTTCGCGGTAAAACCCACGCTGGAACTATTGGTTTCATTATTGTAGTTGAGTTCTACGTTCGTTTGAAGATT
The sequence above is a segment of the Planktothrix tepida PCC 9214 genome. Coding sequences within it:
- a CDS encoding NF038130 family PEP-CTERM protein, yielding MAASLKKILIGTSVAVGMSTIASLPAKAASFDFDNSETNYATYTHNSNKLWIQGNEAAAISALTDGNLQTNVELNYNNETNSSSVGFTAKAGKYTAKVSSVTTAEFNTFQGEWLNGLLNAYQPLKTVWNNLASPFQNLALEAFKSTVGFGDPNIAEFSLDKTGAMSMKTLGFFDLKAKVNTIIGGYSNTITSPLAQAKTALADINGKITTVQGQIDTLNTGIITLKQNITDANKAIDGLNGQISTAQGSVDTLTPLVANAANDPNYKSGISKLATQRTTAEKNAINNYNTLNGNLSTAKAGLATLNDKLSTAKAGLATLNGKLSTANTTLETAQNGLSQLQAKKGDVTSALATLTETQKQVDSLNNALNQIQHLQISEITKVELNGKAQYVYGFNAEASNFTAKDDGQSYSGVFSWNQAGVPVAVPEPSTILGLIAVGGLFGAAKRKNHS